The Urbifossiella limnaea nucleotide sequence CTCACCGCCAGAACCCGGCTCGGGCGACCGGGCGCCGTCCCGAACCTCACCCAGTCTGCCGCTCCCGACGACCGTCGGGTGTCGTGCCGGCACACCCTCAAGGTCGGGGCGTGTGGGGTGGTCGATACGACTCTCCACGGTGGGACCGAGGAAGTCTGGCCGCTCGTCGTCCGCGACGTTTCCGGGACGGGGATCGGCGTGACGTTGGCCCGCCGGTTTGAAGTCGGGACGGAACTCGGGATCGAACTCCACGCCGGCCGCGAGCCCGGCTTGCGCCGGTTCGCGGCGCGGGTCGTGCGCGTCCAGTCGGACCGTGGCGGGTACTGGGTCCACGGGTGCGTCTTCGACCCGCCGATCCACGAGGACGATGTCGCCGGCTTGCTCGAGTTCGCCTGACCCGCCGCGCCTGAGCCCGGGCTGACGGCCCGGGAAGGCGAACCCTACTGCCTGGCGAGCCGGTACTTCACGGCGGCTCCGACGAAGTCGCGGAACAGCGGGTGCGGCTTCGTCGGCTTCGATTTGAACTCGGGGTGGCACTGCACCGCCACGAACCACGGGTGCCCCGGCAGCTCCAGCGCCTCCACCAGCGTGCCGTCCGGGCTCGTGCCGCTGAACACCAGCCCGGCCGCGCTCAGCCGGTCGCGGTACAGGTTGTTCACCTCGTACCGGTGGCGGTGCCGCTCGTGGACCACGTCCGCCCCGTAGGCCTCCCGCGCCTTCGAGCCTGCGGCGAGGTGGCACGCGTACGACCCAACCCGCTGCGTCCCGCCGACGTACTCGATCCCCTCCTGCTCGCTCATCAGGCACACCACCGGGTGGGCGCACGCCTTGTCGAACTCGGTGCTGTTCGCGCCGTCGAGGCCTGCGACGTGGCGGGCGTACTCGATCGTCGCGCACTGGAGTCCGAGGCAGATGCCGAAGAACGGCAGCCCCGTCTCGCGGGCGTGGCGGATCGCGTCGATCTTCCCCTCGATGCCGCGCTTGTCGAAGCCCCCCGGCACGAGCAGGCCGTCCACGCCGGCGAGCATCTTCGCCGCCCCCTCCTTGTGCAGCTCCTCCGAGTCGATCGTGGTGACCTCGACCGTCACCTGGTTGGCAATGCCGGCGTGGTCCAGCGACTCGTACACGCTCTTGTACGCGTCGCGGTGCGTCACGTACTTGCCGACGAAGCCGATCTTCACCGTCGGTCGCGGCTGCTTCATCCGGGCCAGCATGTCGCGCCAGTCGTCGATCCGCAGCGGCTGCGTCAGTTCGAGCCCGAGCTTGGAGGCCACGAGCTCGTCCACTTTCTTGTCGGCGAACCCGAGGGGCACCTCGTAGATGCTGAACTCCTTGTCCTTCTCCTCGATCACCGCCCGCGGCTCGACGTTGCAGAACAGGGCGATCTTGTCGATGTCGCCCGGCGGAATCGTCCGCTCCGTGCGGCACACCAGCACGTCCGGCTGGATGCCGATCTTCCGCAACTCCATGACGCTGTGCTGCGTTGGCTTCGTCTTCAGCTCCTTCGCCGCCTTCAGGTACGGCACCAGCGTGAGGTGAACGAACAGGCAGTTCTGCTTCCCCACGTCGAACGCGAAC carries:
- a CDS encoding CTP synthase, with translation MAKHIFVTGGVVSSLGKGLTSASIGLLLERRGFKIRMQKLDPYLNVDPGTMSPYQHGEVYVLDDGAETDLDLGHYERFTDVSLDRGCNLTTGRIYETILRKERQGKYKGKTVQVIPHVTNEIKHCIARLATPDVDVVITEIGGTVGDIEGMPFFEAIRQFAFDVGKQNCLFVHLTLVPYLKAAKELKTKPTQHSVMELRKIGIQPDVLVCRTERTIPPGDIDKIALFCNVEPRAVIEEKDKEFSIYEVPLGFADKKVDELVASKLGLELTQPLRIDDWRDMLARMKQPRPTVKIGFVGKYVTHRDAYKSVYESLDHAGIANQVTVEVTTIDSEELHKEGAAKMLAGVDGLLVPGGFDKRGIEGKIDAIRHARETGLPFFGICLGLQCATIEYARHVAGLDGANSTEFDKACAHPVVCLMSEQEGIEYVGGTQRVGSYACHLAAGSKAREAYGADVVHERHRHRYEVNNLYRDRLSAAGLVFSGTSPDGTLVEALELPGHPWFVAVQCHPEFKSKPTKPHPLFRDFVGAAVKYRLARQ